The Actinocorallia herbida DNA window CGTCCAGGGAGATCTCGTGCGCGGAGGTCGGGTCGTTGTTCTTGGGGGCGAGCGCGTCGAGGGTCTCGGCGTCGGGGAGGTTGACGGTCGGGCGGACGGCGCGGCGGCGGACCCGGTCCAGGCAGGCGTTGACCACGATCCGGTGCAGCCAGGTCGTCACGGCGGCGTCGCCGCGGAAGCGGCCCGCGGCCCGGTAGGCGGACAGGAAGGCGTCCTGGAGGGCGTCAGCGGCCTCCTCGGGGTCTCCCAGGGTGCGCAGGGCGACCGCCCACATCCGGTCCCGGTGCCGGGTGACGATCTCGCCGAAGGCGTGCGGGTCGCCTTGGGCGTGCCTGTGGAGGAGTTCCTTGTCGGTGGCGGGCGCCTCGGGCCTGCCGCGTCCGAAGAAGGCCATCAGGACGCTCCGAAGACCGTGGCCTCACCGATCCGGAGCTTGCCGGACGCGGGGCCTTGCGGGAACCACAGGACGACGTACTTGCCGGTGGCGTCGTCGACCGTGATCTCGTTCTTGCCGCCGGTGAGGGTGCCGCTGGCGGCCTCGACGAGGGAGGCGCGGTCGGTGGAGTCGCCGATCGAGAGCACGTAGGGGGCACCCGCGCTGGTCCCCGGGACGTTCAGCGCGATTCGTCCGATCTGGGTGGATGCGCTCAGGGTGAGGCGGATGCCGACGCCGTCCAGGTAGTTGCCGAAGAAGGCGTTCGGGTAGCTCTGGGTCTCCCAGTAGGTCGAGGTCTTGCCGTCGATGATCAGCGGCGCCTTGGGCACGACGGAGTCGTCCCGGTGGCTGTCCTGGCCCGGCTTGACCTGCTGAAGGCCCTCGGCGGAGGCGATCGTCAGCTTGGCGCCGCCGGAGCCCGGCTCCGCGGGGGCGGACGTCTCGGCCGAGGTGTCCGAGGGGGTCGGGGTCTTCGGGGAGTCGCCGCCGGTGAACTGCCAGACGGCGATCGCGATCACCGCGGCCGCGGCGGCGATGGCGCCGCCGACGAGCGGCCGGTTGACGCGCTTGGGCTCGGGGACGGCGGGCGGCGGGGGCGGCGGCGCCGCGGGCATCCGGGCGGTGCGCTGCGGGGTCGGCGTGGTGGCGTTGGGCCGCGGCGCGGGAACGGTCCGCGCCTCGGGCTTCGCCGGCTCGGGCCGCGGACGGTTGATCACCGAGGGAGGCGGTCCGGTCTGGAGCCCCGCGAACAGCGGGAGCGGGGTGCGCGGCACCTCGGTGAGGGCCGCGGCGACCTCGGCCGGCGTGGTCAGCGGCGATTCGGGCTCGCCGAGCTCCATCGCGCGGCACACGATCGCCTCGACGGCCGGGGGCAGGTCCGCGCGCAGCGTGCCGGGCGCGGCGAACTCACCCGCGGTCTCCGGCGCGATCGGCAGCGACGACTCGTCGGCGGCGCCGGGCCAGTGGCCGGTGACGGCCGCGTACAGCATCTGACCGAGGCCGAGCGCGTCGAGCCGGGCGGGGTCGGCGGTGGTGACGCCGTTGAGCACCGCCTCGACGCCGAGCCCGGTGAGCTTGACGGTGCCGCCGGTGGTCCACACGAGCTCGCGCGCGGTCAGGCACAGATGGGACATCCCGGCCTGGTGGGCCGATGCCAGCGCTTCGGCCGCCTCGGAGACGAACCGGGCGGCCCGGCCGGGCGCGAGCGGCCCGTCCTTGGCGATCATCTCCTCGAGGGTGTCGCCGCTGACCCATTCGCTGACGACATAGGCGAGCTCCCCCGTGTCGTCGGCGTCGAAGACCTGGGTGAGCCGCGGGTCCGTCAGCCGGGACGCGCTGCGGGCGGCGGTGACGACCTCGGCCGCGCG harbors:
- the sigM gene encoding RNA polymerase sigma factor SigM, giving the protein MAFFGRGRPEAPATDKELLHRHAQGDPHAFGEIVTRHRDRMWAVALRTLGDPEEAADALQDAFLSAYRAAGRFRGDAAVTTWLHRIVVNACLDRVRRRAVRPTVNLPDAETLDALAPKNNDPTSAHEISLDVTDALAHLPFDQRAALVLVDMMGYSVDDAALVLQVPPGTVKSRCARGRARLAPHLRHLRNRRGGNRVEPSNVGTDVPAVPRQGGSPVLEEGGGAS
- a CDS encoding protein kinase family protein; the encoded protein is MSTSVIEPGNRLAGRYRLEEQVSEAGGSALWKAIDEILARAVCVRTFAPDFPRAAEVVTAARSASRLTDPRLTQVFDADDTGELAYVVSEWVSGDTLEEMIAKDGPLAPGRAARFVSEAAEALASAHQAGMSHLCLTARELVWTTGGTVKLTGLGVEAVLNGVTTADPARLDALGLGQMLYAAVTGHWPGAADESSLPIAPETAGEFAAPGTLRADLPPAVEAIVCRAMELGEPESPLTTPAEVAAALTEVPRTPLPLFAGLQTGPPPSVINRPRPEPAKPEARTVPAPRPNATTPTPQRTARMPAAPPPPPPAVPEPKRVNRPLVGGAIAAAAAVIAIAVWQFTGGDSPKTPTPSDTSAETSAPAEPGSGGAKLTIASAEGLQQVKPGQDSHRDDSVVPKAPLIIDGKTSTYWETQSYPNAFFGNYLDGVGIRLTLSASTQIGRIALNVPGTSAGAPYVLSIGDSTDRASLVEAASGTLTGGKNEITVDDATGKYVVLWFPQGPASGKLRIGEATVFGAS